The following is a genomic window from Chryseobacterium sp. StRB126.
TGAGGAATTACAATACCATACTGTAATTCTATGAGGTTACAATGTCTGATGAATGTATTTTCTTGGTTCATGAGTTCTTATTTTTAATACAACTATTGCTGTTGTCTTTGTATGGATTCTCTGATAAGTTCCGGCAGAGGCCTAAATTGTGTAAGAAATTTGTATTCTATTCCTGCAGTTATTTTATAAGTTGAATTTAACGATGATAAATTATGACCTACGTTCCCTTTTTCTTCTTTGTTGAGCACAAGATTATCATGGTCCCCTAGATCCATGGTGATGATCAGTTCTTCTCCGGACTTTCTGAACTCCTCATAACATGTGTTGATGAACTCAAAATCAGGATTCGTTTTGTCAAAACAATTTTCTTTGATACGATATTCATATACAGCATCATCAAGCTGCTCCGATAATTCAGCCAAATCACTATTCTCCCCATGAATTTCTTTGTATCGGGTAACTACTAACTCAATAAAGGCTTCCGTATAGAAAATGATAAAACTATCATTATCCACATGCCAGAAAATACTGTAGAAATAATTGTTTTTAGGCAGATCATATCTTTTGAAACATTCAATCACAGATAGAGGGACTTCAAGCCCCATTTCTTCTTTTAAGAACTGACATCTTTCTTCAAACTCATGTGGAATATGCTCTGTTTTCTTCGTTGTATTCGTGGATTTCATTTCTAATATACTGTCACTGACAAGCTTGTAATGTTCCAAAACGCGATATTTTATAATGATATTATTGTGTTGAATATCTGCTGTCATACCATGATAACATCCCCCGGAATACCCTTTTTTCTCACTGCTCAGAATAAGATATTCACCTCCACCGCAATCTGTATATATGCTCAGGGCAATCATCAGGTCTTCATGGTTTCTTCCCCGTTCTTCATAACACTGATCAAGAAATGACAAATCAATATGCTTGGCTTCAAACTTATTTTCTTTTGACTTATATTCACATTCTCCTTCTTCCAATATATCCTGAAGAACTTTCCAGTCTGCATTACTTCCGAATGTTTCATCAAATCTTTTGATAATATATCTTACAAAGTTTTCGGTATAAAAAACAAACTGAAGATCATTGTAATCCCATGGTTCCCAAAATATCCTGTAATAAATATGATGCTTATCAATTTGATTTTTGGTGAAAAAATCTTTATAAATATTGGGGATTATCAGGCCATATTCATCCTTAAGATATTCACATTTTTCAATGAATTCATGCGTTTTTATATCATTTTTAGATATTCCTTTTTCAGTTTCTTCTGGAGGATCCTGAACATCCTTCTTTTTGAAAAAATTACATATTTTCATTTCCTCTTTCTTTACAGTTTTAATATTTCCCTAAAAACCCTCTCCATTTCTTTTTTATCTGCATTTCCACCTCTCAAACCCTTCGATTTTTCCTCATTATAAGCTATGGTTTTCTCCAAAAACTCAAACAATTCCCAATCATTTGGGTGATAATAAGCTTCTCCTTTGGTAGCTTTTAAGGCGATAAGATCTTCTATTTTTATTCTGGTTTCATGGTCTACTAAAGCAAGCAGCTCATTAAATAATACCGGAGGAACAGTTCCTTTTTCTACGATCCATTTCCCGGTTAAAGCAGTTCTTAAACAATAAAAATAGCTTTTTAATTTTACTTCATCAGTCCTGCAGGCTTCCAGATATTTTTTGCTCATGCTTAAATAGTGATAGGAAACTGCTATCGGAGAAAAGCAGTCATCAGCTAATGGTTTGAACAGGTCTACAAAATTTGTATTTTCCTTATAAACGATAGGAGAGTAGAACCAGCTCAATAAAGCGGCATTCGATTTCAGTAAAAGATGAAAAGTCTTTCGGAGGTCCCATCCGGAACCATCAAGATCATCTTCGGTCATGAATTCTATGGTTTCATCCTTATCCCATGGTGAAAGATACCAGTCTTTTTCATAACGGTATATAAAACGTATGTCATAATCACTGTCTGGAGAGGCAAAACCCCAGGCTCTGCTTCCGGACTCAACGGCAAGAAGTACTTCTACGCCTCGTGTAGCTTCTACTTCTTTTATTTTTTCTAGTATTTTTGGTGTCATTGTTTTCAATTTTATAATGCAAAGTAAGGAGAGTAGTGCGCAATGTTATTACGTAGATTTGCGGGATTCGTGATTCGAGATACGAGGTGGTGAGTTTCGGGTACGGGATGGCGAGCTTCGGGATGAGAGGCTGTGCACTTTTCAAACTATCTTGTTTCTCATCTCTTCGTCTATTATCTATCCATCTATTATTTATCTGTCTTTTTAATTCCACATTTCCCACGAATCTTTTGTCCAAAAATCCCTATTTCACTAATATTGCACTTTCTCTATTTAACATAATTACTTTTACAACCATGTTGACAACTGACTTACAACATACAATTGATTTCAAAACAAAACCTTTAGGCGCATTAGGACATCTGGAACATCTTGCCCACAAAATAGGAATGGTTCAAAATACCACTTCTCCAAAGCTTTCAAATCCTCATATGGTGGTTTTTGCTGCCGATCACGGGATTGCAACAGCAGGAGTAAGTGCTTATCCACAGGAGGTTACTTATCAGATGGTGATGAATTTCTTAGGCGGTGGAGCAGCCATCAATGTATTCTGCAGGCAGCAGGGAATTAATATTAAAATTGTAGATGCAGGAGTCAATTTTGATTTTCCGGAGGGATTGGATTTAATCAATCATAAAGTCAGAAAATCCAGCCGTAATATTCTGGAGGAACCGGCGATGACCTCTGAAGAATATCAACAGGCTTTACAAAATGGAAGTTCGGGAGTGGCAGAGATTACTGAAACAGGCTGTAATATCATTGGATTTGGTGAAATGGGAATTGGAAATACTTCCGCTTCTTCTTTAATGATGAGTAAGTTATTCGATCTTCCTGTTGTAAGTTGTATCGGACGTGGAACAGGTTTGAATGATGACCAGCTGCAAAATAAGATCAATATTTTATCAGCAGCAATAGAAAAATATCCGGCTGTTAAAACTCCGGACGAAATTGCTCAAACTTTTGGCGGACTGGAAATTGCGCAGATGATCGGTGCAATGGAAGAAGCCTTCCGTCAGAATATGCTGATTATGATAGATGGATTTATTGCTACTGTTGCCATAGCCACTGCATGGAAAAAGAATCCTGATATTCTAAAAAACTGTATATTCTGTCATGTAAGTGACGAGAACGCCCATCTTCAGCTTATTGACTTATTGGGACAGAAAGCTTTACTGAACCTTAATTTAAGATTGGGAGAAGGAACAGGCTGTGCATTGGCTTATCCGCTTATTCAAAGTGCCGTAAATTTCCTGAATGAAATGTCCAGTTTTGAAGATGCCCATGTTTCAAATAAAGAATAAATGAAGACCCTAAAGAATGAACTGATCTATTTTGCAACGGCCCTGATGTTCTTCACCAGAATTCCAGTTCCGTTCACTATTCCGTATTCCGGGGAGATCATGAATAAATCTCAGAAATACTTTGCATGGGTTGGTCTTTTGGTAGGATTGATGAATGCAGGGATTTTATACCTTTCTGCTCAGCTTTTTAATCTGGAAATAGGAATTGTTCTGATGATGATAAGCAGTGTTCTCCTGACCGGAGCCTTCCATGAAGATGGTTTTACAGATATGTGCGACAGTTTCGGAGGTGGATACGGAAAAGATAAGATTCTTACCATCATGAAGGACAGCAGGGTAGGAGCGTATGGAACCATAGGAATCATTTTACTGTTTGCCTTAAAGTTTTTCAGTATTCAGGCTTTGGGAACAGTTGATCTGATAAAGACTCTGGGAATTATTATTCTGGCACACACTTCAAGCCGTTTTATTTCCGGAACGATGATCTACACGCATCAGTATGTGACGGATATTGACGTCAGCAAATCGAAACCTTTGGCGAATAAACCTTTGGATGGAATGGCTTTACTGGTCGGATTTATCAGTGTTTTACTTTCCTTTTCCTTAATTCTTGATTGGAGATTGCTGCTGGCTTTTGCATTGGCTTATTTAGGAAAGATCTGCATGGGCTGGTATTTTAAAAAACATATCGGCGGCTATACCGGAGACTGTCTGGGAGCTGTACAGCAGGTCACTGAAGTGTTGTTTTACTTAGGAACAATGATCGTATGGAAATTCATCTGATCCGTCATACCGCTGTAGATAATCCGGAAAATCTGTGCTATGGATTTGCCGAAATGCCCTTACGAAAGGAATATCCGGAAGATTTTAAAAGTTTGAATCTGGATGACGATTTTGACTTAGTGATTTCAAGTCCGGCACAACGCTGCTGTCTTTTGGCAGAACATTTTAAGTTGAATTATGCAACAGATGAAAGACTTCGGGAGATGAATTTCGGAAACTGGGAGCTGAAGAAATGGACGGAAATTCCGGAAGAAGAAATTAATCCATGGTATAAAGACTTTATCAATGTTAAAGCTTCTGGAGGAGAGAACCTCCTTGAAATGCAAACCCGCGTCCTCAGCTTCTGGAATGAATTGATTACTAAAAAAGATGGAGAAAAAGTTCTGATTATTGCCCATGCTGGTGTAATTCGTCTGATTCTACAATCAATACTGCAGTTTCCGCTAGAAAATATGTTCAACATTCAGATTGATTACGGTAAGAAAGTCATTGTTGAGGTTAAAGAGGGCTATTTTTCCATTAAAAAAATGAATGTATAACAAAGATTTGATTTTAAAATAAATCCGCGTTATCTGCGAGAATAAAAATCCGTGAAATTTTCGAAATTCGTGGGAATAAAATGTTCCCACAGATGTCACAAATTGCACAGATGCTTATGCTTAAAAAAATCTGCGAGAGTAAAAGTCTGTGAAATCAGCGAAATTCGTGGGAATAAAATGTTCCCACAGATGTCACAAATTGCACAGATGCTTATGCTTAAAAATCTGCGAGAATAAAAATCCGTGAAATCTGCGAAATTCGTGGGAATAAAATGTTCCCACAGATCCCACGAATTGCACAGATGCTTATGCTTAAAAAAATCTGCGAGAGTAAAAGTCTGTGAAATCTGCGAAATTCGCGGGAATAAAATGTTCCCACAGATCGCACAAATTGCACAGATGCTTATGCTTAAAAAAATCTGCGAGAGTAAAAATCCGTGAAATTTTCGAAATTCGTGGGAATAAAATGTTTCCACAGATCTCACAAATCGCACAGATGCTTATGCTTAAAAATCTGCGAGAGTAAAAGTCTGTAAAATTTTCGAAATTCGTGGGAATAAAATGTTCCCACAGATCTCACAAATCGCACAGATGTTTATGCTTAAAAAAATCTGCGAGAGTAAAAATCCATGAAATTTTCGAAATTCATGGGAATAAGATGTTCCCACAGATCCCACAAATTGCACAGATGCTAATGCTTAAAAATCTACGAGAGTAAAAATCCGTGAAATTTTCGAAATTCGTGGGAATAAAATGTTTCCACAGATCTCACAAATCGCACAGATGCTTATGCTTAAAAATCTGCGAGAGTAAAAGTCTGTGAAATTTTCGAAATTCGTGGGAATAAGATGTTCCCACAGATCGCACAAATTGCACAGATGTTTATGCCTAAAAATCTGCTGAACCTGTAAGCAGCTAAAATAAAAGCGCCATTCAAAATTTTTGAACAGCGCATTTTTATTTAAAAACTCTGATAAAGCTATCTTTTTCCAGACTCTCTAAAGAGAAGTCGAAATCAGCTTTCGCTCTTTCTGTCGTAATCTCTGCTCCCAGCTCTTTGATAAGCTCATTGAAAGACATTGCTTCATACCATTGCTGATACAATGCACTGGTTGCCATCGCAGATACTTCCGTATTTCCTGAAACATGAGAATGACCCGCTCCGAAATTCAATAGTACGAAACATTGTTTTTCGTTTTTTGGCAGCAGCATTCCCAGAATCATTTGCTTTTGAACAGAATTACATCTGACTTCTGCAAAGAGATGGTTGGGATTCATCATATAATCATAGGAAATGTTGTCTCCTTTTCCGATAACAATTTTATATCCACAGTTGGCATCTCCGCTGAAAACGTTGTTCATGACAAGCGTTGGAGTACTCAGGCCCTTATTGGCGTAAAGATATTCAACAGCACCGTTAGGAGCAGAAGTCATATCTCCGGAATACATCAATTGTCCCTCACCATAATGATAAGCTGCATTCCAACCTATTTTTCCAGCTATATTCAATCCGGAAAGGTCAAGGTCATGAGCACCCCATTGGTCTTCCCAATAAACACCAACGGCTAGTCTATCTCCATAAAAACGGGTTCCGGTAGGAATATTTCCAACAAACATTTTTTCAGAAGTTGGGAGTGCAAATTCTATATTTTCAGGGAAATAGAATTTCTTTCCGGAAATATTTTCATACTTCAGTTTCAGAAAATCTAAAATAAATTCATAGTTGAATTGATTCACATAAGTTTCCTTCCCTTTTTTAACCCATGATTTTCCATTTCTGATTCTGTAGACAAAAGTATCCTGACCATACATTCTTGAGTAACATGCTGATAATGCTTTAAACAATGCAAACGGTGTCGCATTTTCCAGCCAATGCCAATCGCTGTTTTCCAGCAACGTATTGGTCGCATCGTTCAGTGGGTTCGAAATGAATGGCTTATGATTGATTTTAGACAGCTTCGAAATTTTATTAATTGCTTTTGGAGCTCTGTTTTTATAAGCAAGGAATAACGGCTTAAATCTGTTGAAAATTTCTGCCAGTTTTTCCATCCCAAAGCTTTCGAACAGATAAGTTGGGTTGAATTTACTTTGCTTGATTAAGCCAATCAATTCATCATTTTTGATTAAAAGTGTTGTCTGGGTTGTCTTATAAATCACATAACGAAAAAACTCAACAGGATTTTCAGGATAAATGTCGTATCGGTCAGCTATTTTTATAATGGCTTCTTTATTTCTGATATTTTCCTTTCCTGTAAAATCATATTCCAGTTCTGTATGCAGAATATACAGCAAATCATCAATCGTTTCTTCTTTCAAAGCAATTCCGGATTTCAATAGAGAAAGACATTTTTCCTGCATTTCTTCTACGGTATAAGCTTTTATTACTTTAAAAATCAACTTCGTGTCAGGAACATTCAATATTTCTTCAGGAATGTAAATTTCACTTTGAAAATTACTTCCATAGGTTGAAATATAATGTTGAATCTGTTCGAAAAACAAATCAATTCTGGAAGTATTCTTTATTTTCTCCCAAGATTTATGGAACGTTTTATTCAAATCATTTCCATTCAGCTTTTCTTTTGAATAATAGGAGATGATCTCTTTTTTGGCCCAAATTGCATGAGGTTCAATAATAAAACCATCATTAGAAATAAATGGCTCTGCATTTGATTCTTTGGCCAATACAGCATTGAATAATTGTAATGTTTTCATTGTTTTAATTTTAAAAAAATAAGTGAGGAGTAGGTTCATTAAAAGTGAAGTGTTATAGGAACTCCTTTTACCTATAGTTTTATAAAGCGGGGAGTATTTTATCCAAAAAATATAGGAACTCCCTTTGCCTTATGATTTGTAAAAAGGCGGAAAGTATTTCTATCATATAGGAACTTTCTTTGCCTTAAATTATATTGAGGAGCAGACAGGACTCGAACCTGTGACCCACAAACCTGGTGATTCATAGGAACTTTATTTGCCTGAGGCGAAAAGTAGTCTTTGTTGCTCTAACCATCTGAGCTACTGCCCCTGCCGTTATGAAAAAAGTTTTCATTGACCTTGCAGGTGTAAAAGCCTGCAAGGTTAGGTTATTAGTTTTTTTTGACAACCTTATAGGCTTCTAAAACCTATAGGGTTTACTATTTAAATTATGCCTTTCTATATTTCTTCTTATTCTTCCATGGTGCATTTTTCTGAACATCACCCGCCATAATACATCCGTAAGGCATCACTTCATCCAATACTTCACAAAGTCCGTATTCCTCAATCTGTGCTCTTACATTAGCAGCACTTTTATAAGCACTAGGCAGTTCAGAAATATCAATTTCATTAGAGTAGAATCGGATATCCAATCCTGCAGTTTCATCATTGAAGATCTCTTCAGTGGTTTTATGCGCTAAAGATCTTTTATGCTGACTTCTGCTGAAATTTCTTCCCGCTCCGTGTGGAGCAAAACCAAGGTTTCTCTCATTCGTTTTTCCCTGAACGATCAGTACAGGTTCTGCCATATTCAACGGAATCAATCTTGGTCCGGTGATATCAGGCATAAACTTATCATCCAGCGGAGTGGCTCCTTTAGCATGATAAAACAGATCACCATCTTTGAAAACAAAATTATGCTCATTCCAATATCTGTTTTCTTTTTCCATTCCCAGTTTATTTAAAACGGCGTCATGAATAGAAATATGGTTTTCTTTTGTCCATGTTCTGATAAGCTGAAGGGCTTCCCAATAGGCTTTTCCTTCTTCCGTATCATAAGGAATCCATGCATTTTCTCTTAACGTTTCAGGAGAAATATCCTGTCTGAAACGATTGGCTACTTTCATCCCTTTATCATATAATGCAGCACCCGGAGCTCTTGATCCATGATGGGTAACTAACATTGTATTTCCTGTATTTTTGGAAATTCCAACGAAAAGGAAATGATTTCCGTCTCCCTGCGTTCCCATATGAGAACGGGCAATACTAATCAGTTTTTCATCATTTAAGAATTCATTTTCTCTGAAGGCATCCATCAATTCCTGAGACATAGGCATCTGTTCTCCTCTTGGTCTTCCTCCGTATCCGAAATGCGTCACAGAATGAGCGGCATCCAGAATATCTTTAGGATTAACCTTTCCAAAATCAGTCAGCATGACAGAACAACAGATATCTGCACTATGAAATCCCGGGTGAATCGCATTTTTTGCGACCACTACACCTCCCACAGGAATCTGACCTTCAGGACCTGTTGGACAGGCATCAGGCATTAACGCTCCTGCAGTTAGGGTAGGGGTTTTCATCAGTTTCTTCATGGTTCTGATTACTTTTTCTACATTATCCGTTTCATTTTC
Proteins encoded in this region:
- the cobT gene encoding nicotinate-nucleotide--dimethylbenzimidazole phosphoribosyltransferase, whose protein sequence is MRGCALFKLSCFSSLRLLSIHLLFICLFNSTFPTNLLSKNPYFTNIALSLFNIITFTTMLTTDLQHTIDFKTKPLGALGHLEHLAHKIGMVQNTTSPKLSNPHMVVFAADHGIATAGVSAYPQEVTYQMVMNFLGGGAAINVFCRQQGINIKIVDAGVNFDFPEGLDLINHKVRKSSRNILEEPAMTSEEYQQALQNGSSGVAEITETGCNIIGFGEMGIGNTSASSLMMSKLFDLPVVSCIGRGTGLNDDQLQNKINILSAAIEKYPAVKTPDEIAQTFGGLEIAQMIGAMEEAFRQNMLIMIDGFIATVAIATAWKKNPDILKNCIFCHVSDENAHLQLIDLLGQKALLNLNLRLGEGTGCALAYPLIQSAVNFLNEMSSFEDAHVSNKE
- a CDS encoding adenosylcobinamide-GDP ribazoletransferase, with product MKTLKNELIYFATALMFFTRIPVPFTIPYSGEIMNKSQKYFAWVGLLVGLMNAGILYLSAQLFNLEIGIVLMMISSVLLTGAFHEDGFTDMCDSFGGGYGKDKILTIMKDSRVGAYGTIGIILLFALKFFSIQALGTVDLIKTLGIIILAHTSSRFISGTMIYTHQYVTDIDVSKSKPLANKPLDGMALLVGFISVLLSFSLILDWRLLLAFALAYLGKICMGWYFKKHIGGYTGDCLGAVQQVTEVLFYLGTMIVWKFI
- a CDS encoding RtcB family protein; this encodes MGTQGDGNHFLFVGISKNTGNTMLVTHHGSRAPGAALYDKGMKVANRFRQDISPETLRENAWIPYDTEEGKAYWEALQLIRTWTKENHISIHDAVLNKLGMEKENRYWNEHNFVFKDGDLFYHAKGATPLDDKFMPDITGPRLIPLNMAEPVLIVQGKTNERNLGFAPHGAGRNFSRSQHKRSLAHKTTEEIFNDETAGLDIRFYSNEIDISELPSAYKSAANVRAQIEEYGLCEVLDEVMPYGCIMAGDVQKNAPWKNKKKYRKA
- a CDS encoding DNA polymerase beta superfamily protein, encoding MTPKILEKIKEVEATRGVEVLLAVESGSRAWGFASPDSDYDIRFIYRYEKDWYLSPWDKDETIEFMTEDDLDGSGWDLRKTFHLLLKSNAALLSWFYSPIVYKENTNFVDLFKPLADDCFSPIAVSYHYLSMSKKYLEACRTDEVKLKSYFYCLRTALTGKWIVEKGTVPPVLFNELLALVDHETRIKIEDLIALKATKGEAYYHPNDWELFEFLEKTIAYNEEKSKGLRGGNADKKEMERVFREILKL
- the cobC gene encoding alpha-ribazole phosphatase family protein, coding for MEIHLIRHTAVDNPENLCYGFAEMPLRKEYPEDFKSLNLDDDFDLVISSPAQRCCLLAEHFKLNYATDERLREMNFGNWELKKWTEIPEEEINPWYKDFINVKASGGENLLEMQTRVLSFWNELITKKDGEKVLIIAHAGVIRLILQSILQFPLENMFNIQIDYGKKVIVEVKEGYFSIKKMNV